A region of Homo sapiens chromosome 17, GRCh38.p14 Primary Assembly DNA encodes the following proteins:
- the SREBF1 gene encoding sterol regulatory element-binding protein 1 isoform 13 (isoform 13 is encoded by transcript variant 13) — MDEPPFSEAALEQALGEPCDLDAALLTDIEGSPPGNTQQPLPGLPLASPPGVPPVSLHTQVQSVVPQQLLTVTAAPTAAPVTTTVTSQIQQVPVLLQPHFIKADSLLLTAMKTDGATVKAAGLSPLVSGTTVQTGPLPTLVSGGTILATVPLVVDAEKLPINRLAAGSKAPASAQSRGEKRTAHNAIEKRYRSSINDKIIELKDLVVGTEAKLNKSAVLRKAIDYIRFLQHSNQKLKQENLSLRTAVHKSKSLKDLVSACGSGGNTDVLMEGVKTEVEDTLTPPPSDAGSPFQSSPLSLGSRGSGSGGSGSDSEPDSPVFEDSKAKPEQRPSLHSRGMLDRSRLALCTLVFLCLSCNPLASLLGARGLPSPSDTTSVYHSPGRNVLGTESRDGPGWAQWLLPPVVWLLNGLLVLVSLVLLFVYGEPVTRPHSGPAVYFWRHRKQADLDLARGDFAQAAQQLWLALRALGRPLPTSHLDLACSLLWNLIRHLLQRLWVGRWLAGRAGGLQQDCALRVDASASARDAALVYHKLHQLHTMGKHTGGHLTATNLALSALNLAECAGDAVSVATLAEIYVAAALRVKTSLPRALHFLTRFFLSSARQACLAQSGSVPPAMQWLCHPVGHRFFVDGDWSVLSTPWESLYSLAGNPVDPLAQVTQLFREHLLERALNCVTQPNPSPGSADGDKEFSDALGYLQLLNSCSDAAGAPAYSFSISSSMATTTGVDPVAKWWASLTAVVIHWLRRDEEAAERLCPLVEHLPRVLQESERPLPRAALHSFKAARALLGCAKAESGPASLTICEKASGYLQDSLATTPASSSIDKAVQLFLCDLLLVVRTSLWRQQQPPAPAPAAQGTSSRPQASALELRGFQRDLSSLRRLAQSFRPAMRRVFLHEATARLMAGASPTRTHQLLDRSLRRRAGPGGKGGAVAELEPRPTRREHAEALLLASCYLPPGFLSAPGQRVGMLAEAARTLEKLGDRRLLHDCQQMLMRLGGGTTVTSS, encoded by the exons GAAGCCCTCCCGGGAACACCCAGCAGCCGCTGCCTGGCCTGCCACTGGCTTCCCCGCCAGGGGTCCCGCCCGTCTCCTTGCACACCCAGGTCCAGAGTGTGGTCCCCCAGCAGCTACTGACAGTCACAGCTGCCCCCACGGCAGCCCCTGTAACGACCACTGTGACCTCGCAGATCCAGCAGGTCCCG GTCCTGCTGCAGCCCCACTTCATCAAGGCAGACTCGCTGCTTCTGACAGCCATGAAGACAGACGGAGCCACTGTGAAGGCGGCAGGTCTCAGTCCCCTGGTCTCTGGCACCACTGTGCAGACAGGGCCTTTGCCG ACCCTGGTGAGTGGCGGAACCATCTTGGCAACAGTCCCACTGGTCGTAGATGCGGAGAAGCTGCCTATCAACCGGCTCGCAGCTGGCAGCAAGGCCCCGGCCTCTGCCCAGAGCCGTGGAGAGAAGCGCACAGCCCACAACGCCATTGAGAAGCGCTACCGCTCCTCCATCAATGACAAAATCATTGAGCTCAAGGATCTGGTGGTGGGCACTGAGGCAAAG CTGAATAAATCTGCTGTCTTGCGCAAGGCCATCGACTACATTCGCTTTCTGCAACACAGCAACCAGAAACTCAAGCAGGAGAACCTAAGTCTGCGCACTGCTGTCCACAAAAGCA AATCTCTGAAGGATCTGGTGTCGGCCTGTGGCAGTGGAGGGAACACAGACGTGCTCATGGAGGGCGTGAAGACTGAGGTGGAGGACACACTGACCCCACCCCCCTCGGATGCTGGCTCACCTTTCCAGAGCAGCCCCTTGTCCCTTGGCAGCAGGGGCAGTGGCAGCGGTGGCAGTGGCAGTGACTCGGAGCCTGACAGCCCAGTCTTTGAGGACAGCAAG GCAAAGCCAGAGCAGCGGCCGTCTCTGCACAGCCGGGGCATGCTGGACCGCTCCCGCCTGGCCCTGTGCACGCTCGTCTTCCTCTGCCTGTCCTGCAACCCCTTGGCCTCCTTGCTGGGGGCCCGGGGGCTTCCCAGCCCCTCAGATACCACCAGCGTCTACCATAGCCCTGGGCGCAACGTGCTGGGCACCGAGAGCAGAG ATGGccctggctgggcccagtggctgcTGCCCCCAGTGGTCTGGCTGCTCAATGGGCTGTTGGTGCTCGTCTCCTTGGTGCTTCTCTTTGTCTACGGTGAGCCAGTCACACGGCCCCACTCAGGCCCCGCCGTGTACTTCTGGAGGCATCGCAAGCAGGCTGACCTGGACCTGGCCCGG GGAGACTTTGCCCAGGCTGCCCAGCAGCTGTGGCTGGCCCTGCGGGCACTGGGCcggcccctgcccacctcccacctggACCTGGCTTGTAGCCTCCTCTGGAACCTCATCCGTCACCTGCTGCAGCGTCTCTGGGTGGGCCGCTGGCTGGCAGGCCGGGCAGGGGGCCTGCAGCAGGACTGTGCTCTGCGAGTGGATGCTAGCGCCAGCGCCCGAGACGCAGCCCTGGTCTACCATAAGCTGCACCAGCTGCACACCATGG GGAAGCACACAGGCGGGCACCTCACTGCCACCAACCTGGCGCTGAGTGCCCTGAACCTGGCAGAGTGTGCAGGGGATGCCGTGTCTGTGGCGACGCTGGCCGAGATCTATGTGGCGGCTGCATTGAGAGTGAAGACCAGTCTCCCACGGGCCTTGCATTTTCTGACA CGCTTCTTCCTGAGCAGTGCCCGCCAGgcctgcctggcacagagtggctCAGTGCCTCCTGCCATGCAGTGGCTCTGCCACCCCGTGGGCCACCGTTTCTTCGTGGATGGGGACTGGTCCGTGCTCAGTACCCCATGGGAGAGCCTGTACAGCTTGGCCGGGAACCCAG TGGACCCCCTGGCCCAGGTGACTCAGCTATTCCGGGAACATCTCTTAGAGCGAGCACTGAACTGTGTGACCCAGCCCAACCCCAGCCCTGGGTCAGCTGATGGGGACAA GGAATTCTCGGATGCCCTCGGGTACCTGCAGCTGCTGAACAGCTGTTCTGATGCTGCGGGGGCTCCTGCCTACAGCTTCTCCATCAGTTCCAGCATGGCCACCACCACCG GCGTAGACCCGGTGGCCAAGTGGTGGGCCTCTCTGACAGCTGTGGTGATCCACTGGCTGCGGCGGGATGAGGAGGCGGCTGAGCGGCTGTGCCCGCTGGTGGAGCACCTGCCCCGGGTGCTGCAGGAGTCTGA GAGACCCCTGCCCAGGGCAGCTCTGCACTCCTTCAAGGCTGCCCGGGCCCTGCTGGGCTGTGCCAAGGCAGAGTCTGGTCCAGCCAGCCTGACCATCTGTGAGAAGGCCAGTGGGTACCTGCAGGACAGCCTGGCTACCACACCAGCCAGCAGCTCCATTGACAAG GCCGTGCAGCTGTTCCTGTGTGACCTGCTTCTTGTGGTGCGCACCAGCCTGTGGCGGCAGCAGCagcccccggccccggccccagcAGCCCAGGGCACCAGCAGCAGGCCCCAGGCTTCCGCCCTTGAGCTGCGTGGCTTCCAACGGGACCTGAGCAGCCTGAGGCGGCTGGCACAGAGCTTCCGGCCCGCCATGCGGAGG GTGTTCCTACATGAGGCCACGGCCCGGCTGATGGCGGGGGCCAGCCCCACACGGACACACCAGCTCCTCGACCGCAGTCTGAGGCGGCGGGCAGGCCCCGGTGGCAAAGGAG GCGCGGTGGCGGAGCTGGAGCCGCGGCCCACGCGGCGGGAGCACGCGGAGGCCTTGCTGCTGGCCTCCTGCTACCTGCCCCCCGGCTTCCTGTCGGCGCCCGGGCAGCGCGTGGGCATGCTGGCTGAGGCGGCGCGCACACTCGAGAAGCTTGGCGATCGCCGGCTGCTGCACGACTGTCAGCAGATGCTCATGCGCCTGGGCGGTGGGACCACTGTCACTTCCAGCTAG
- the SREBF1 gene encoding sterol regulatory element-binding protein 1 isoform X1, which yields MDCTFEDMLQLINNQDSDFPGLFDPPYAGSGAGGTDPASPDTSSPGSLSPPPATLSSSLEAFLSGPQAAPSPLSPPQPAPTPLKMYPSMPAFSPGPGIKEESVPLSILQTPTPQPLPGALLPQSFPAPAPPQFSSTPVLGYPSPPGGFSTGSPPGNTQQPLPGLPLASPPGVPPVSLHTQVQSVVPQQLLTVTAAPTAAPVTTTVTSQIQQVLLQPHFIKADSLLLTAMKTDGATVKAAGLSPLVSGTTVQTGPLPTLVSGGTILATVPLVVDAEKLPINRLAAGSKAPASAQSRGEKRTAHNAIEKRYRSSINDKIIELKDLVVGTEAKLNKSAVLRKAIDYIRFLQHSNQKLKQENLSLRTAVHKSKSLKDLVSACGSGGNTDVLMEGVKTEVEDTLTPPPSDAGSPFQSSPLSLGSRGSGSGGSGSDSEPDSPVFEDSKAKPEQRPSLHSRGMLDRSRLALCTLVFLCLSCNPLASLLGARGLPSPSDTTSVYHSPGRNVLGTESRDGPGWAQWLLPPVVWLLNGLLVLVSLVLLFVYGEPVTRPHSGPAVYFWRHRKQADLDLARGDFAQAAQQLWLALRALGRPLPTSHLDLACSLLWNLIRHLLQRLWVGRWLAGRAGGLQQDCALRVDASASARDAALVYHKLHQLHTMGKHTGGHLTATNLALSALNLAECAGDAVSVATLAEIYVAAALRVKTSLPRALHFLTRFFLSSARQACLAQSGSVPPAMQWLCHPVGHRFFVDGDWSVLSTPWESLYSLAGNPVDPLAQVTQLFREHLLERALNCVTQPNPSPGSADGDKEFSDALGYLQLLNSCSDAAGAPAYSFSISSSMATTTGVDPVAKWWASLTAVVIHWLRRDEEAAERLCPLVEHLPRVLQESERPLPRAALHSFKAARALLGCAKAESGPASLTICEKASGYLQDSLATTPASSSIDKAVQLFLCDLLLVVRTSLWRQQQPPAPAPAAQGTSSRPQASALELRGFQRDLSSLRRLAQSFRPAMRRVFLHEATARLMAGASPTRTHQLLDRSLRRRAGPGGKGGAVAELEPRPTRREHAEALLLASCYLPPGFLSAPGQRVGMLAEAARTLEKLGDRRLLHDCQQMLMRLGGGTTVTSS from the exons ATGGATTGCACTTTCGAAG ACATGCTTCAGCTTATCAACAACCAAGACAGTGACTTCCCTGGCCTATTTGACCCACCCTATGctgggagtggggcagggggCACAGACCCTGCCAGCCCCGATACCAGCTCCCCAGGCAGCTTGTCTCCACCTCCTGCCACATTGAGCTCCTCTCTTGAAGCCTTCCTGAGCGGGCCGCAGGCAGCGCCCTcacccctgtcccctccccagcctgcaCCCACTCCATTGAAGATGTACCCGTCCATGCCCGCTTTCTCCCCTGGGCCTGGTATCAAGGAAGAGTCAGTGCCACTGAGCATCCTGCagacccccaccccacagcccctGCCAGGGGCCCTCCTGCCACAGAgcttcccagccccagccccaccgcAGTTCAGCTCCACCCCTGTGTTAGGCTACCCCAGCCCTCCGGGAGGCTTCTCTACAG GAAGCCCTCCCGGGAACACCCAGCAGCCGCTGCCTGGCCTGCCACTGGCTTCCCCGCCAGGGGTCCCGCCCGTCTCCTTGCACACCCAGGTCCAGAGTGTGGTCCCCCAGCAGCTACTGACAGTCACAGCTGCCCCCACGGCAGCCCCTGTAACGACCACTGTGACCTCGCAGATCCAGCAG GTCCTGCTGCAGCCCCACTTCATCAAGGCAGACTCGCTGCTTCTGACAGCCATGAAGACAGACGGAGCCACTGTGAAGGCGGCAGGTCTCAGTCCCCTGGTCTCTGGCACCACTGTGCAGACAGGGCCTTTGCCG ACCCTGGTGAGTGGCGGAACCATCTTGGCAACAGTCCCACTGGTCGTAGATGCGGAGAAGCTGCCTATCAACCGGCTCGCAGCTGGCAGCAAGGCCCCGGCCTCTGCCCAGAGCCGTGGAGAGAAGCGCACAGCCCACAACGCCATTGAGAAGCGCTACCGCTCCTCCATCAATGACAAAATCATTGAGCTCAAGGATCTGGTGGTGGGCACTGAGGCAAAG CTGAATAAATCTGCTGTCTTGCGCAAGGCCATCGACTACATTCGCTTTCTGCAACACAGCAACCAGAAACTCAAGCAGGAGAACCTAAGTCTGCGCACTGCTGTCCACAAAAGCA AATCTCTGAAGGATCTGGTGTCGGCCTGTGGCAGTGGAGGGAACACAGACGTGCTCATGGAGGGCGTGAAGACTGAGGTGGAGGACACACTGACCCCACCCCCCTCGGATGCTGGCTCACCTTTCCAGAGCAGCCCCTTGTCCCTTGGCAGCAGGGGCAGTGGCAGCGGTGGCAGTGGCAGTGACTCGGAGCCTGACAGCCCAGTCTTTGAGGACAGCAAG GCAAAGCCAGAGCAGCGGCCGTCTCTGCACAGCCGGGGCATGCTGGACCGCTCCCGCCTGGCCCTGTGCACGCTCGTCTTCCTCTGCCTGTCCTGCAACCCCTTGGCCTCCTTGCTGGGGGCCCGGGGGCTTCCCAGCCCCTCAGATACCACCAGCGTCTACCATAGCCCTGGGCGCAACGTGCTGGGCACCGAGAGCAGAG ATGGccctggctgggcccagtggctgcTGCCCCCAGTGGTCTGGCTGCTCAATGGGCTGTTGGTGCTCGTCTCCTTGGTGCTTCTCTTTGTCTACGGTGAGCCAGTCACACGGCCCCACTCAGGCCCCGCCGTGTACTTCTGGAGGCATCGCAAGCAGGCTGACCTGGACCTGGCCCGG GGAGACTTTGCCCAGGCTGCCCAGCAGCTGTGGCTGGCCCTGCGGGCACTGGGCcggcccctgcccacctcccacctggACCTGGCTTGTAGCCTCCTCTGGAACCTCATCCGTCACCTGCTGCAGCGTCTCTGGGTGGGCCGCTGGCTGGCAGGCCGGGCAGGGGGCCTGCAGCAGGACTGTGCTCTGCGAGTGGATGCTAGCGCCAGCGCCCGAGACGCAGCCCTGGTCTACCATAAGCTGCACCAGCTGCACACCATGG GGAAGCACACAGGCGGGCACCTCACTGCCACCAACCTGGCGCTGAGTGCCCTGAACCTGGCAGAGTGTGCAGGGGATGCCGTGTCTGTGGCGACGCTGGCCGAGATCTATGTGGCGGCTGCATTGAGAGTGAAGACCAGTCTCCCACGGGCCTTGCATTTTCTGACA CGCTTCTTCCTGAGCAGTGCCCGCCAGgcctgcctggcacagagtggctCAGTGCCTCCTGCCATGCAGTGGCTCTGCCACCCCGTGGGCCACCGTTTCTTCGTGGATGGGGACTGGTCCGTGCTCAGTACCCCATGGGAGAGCCTGTACAGCTTGGCCGGGAACCCAG TGGACCCCCTGGCCCAGGTGACTCAGCTATTCCGGGAACATCTCTTAGAGCGAGCACTGAACTGTGTGACCCAGCCCAACCCCAGCCCTGGGTCAGCTGATGGGGACAA GGAATTCTCGGATGCCCTCGGGTACCTGCAGCTGCTGAACAGCTGTTCTGATGCTGCGGGGGCTCCTGCCTACAGCTTCTCCATCAGTTCCAGCATGGCCACCACCACCG GCGTAGACCCGGTGGCCAAGTGGTGGGCCTCTCTGACAGCTGTGGTGATCCACTGGCTGCGGCGGGATGAGGAGGCGGCTGAGCGGCTGTGCCCGCTGGTGGAGCACCTGCCCCGGGTGCTGCAGGAGTCTGA GAGACCCCTGCCCAGGGCAGCTCTGCACTCCTTCAAGGCTGCCCGGGCCCTGCTGGGCTGTGCCAAGGCAGAGTCTGGTCCAGCCAGCCTGACCATCTGTGAGAAGGCCAGTGGGTACCTGCAGGACAGCCTGGCTACCACACCAGCCAGCAGCTCCATTGACAAG GCCGTGCAGCTGTTCCTGTGTGACCTGCTTCTTGTGGTGCGCACCAGCCTGTGGCGGCAGCAGCagcccccggccccggccccagcAGCCCAGGGCACCAGCAGCAGGCCCCAGGCTTCCGCCCTTGAGCTGCGTGGCTTCCAACGGGACCTGAGCAGCCTGAGGCGGCTGGCACAGAGCTTCCGGCCCGCCATGCGGAGG GTGTTCCTACATGAGGCCACGGCCCGGCTGATGGCGGGGGCCAGCCCCACACGGACACACCAGCTCCTCGACCGCAGTCTGAGGCGGCGGGCAGGCCCCGGTGGCAAAGGAG GCGCGGTGGCGGAGCTGGAGCCGCGGCCCACGCGGCGGGAGCACGCGGAGGCCTTGCTGCTGGCCTCCTGCTACCTGCCCCCCGGCTTCCTGTCGGCGCCCGGGCAGCGCGTGGGCATGCTGGCTGAGGCGGCGCGCACACTCGAGAAGCTTGGCGATCGCCGGCTGCTGCACGACTGTCAGCAGATGCTCATGCGCCTGGGCGGTGGGACCACTGTCACTTCCAGCTAG
- the SREBF1 gene encoding sterol regulatory element-binding protein 1 isoform 1 (isoform 1 is encoded by transcript variant 1), with amino-acid sequence MDEPPFSEAALEQALGEPCDLDAALLTDIEGEVGAGRGRANGLDAPRAGADRGAMDCTFEDMLQLINNQDSDFPGLFDPPYAGSGAGGTDPASPDTSSPGSLSPPPATLSSSLEAFLSGPQAAPSPLSPPQPAPTPLKMYPSMPAFSPGPGIKEESVPLSILQTPTPQPLPGALLPQSFPAPAPPQFSSTPVLGYPSPPGGFSTGSPPGNTQQPLPGLPLASPPGVPPVSLHTQVQSVVPQQLLTVTAAPTAAPVTTTVTSQIQQVPVLLQPHFIKADSLLLTAMKTDGATVKAAGLSPLVSGTTVQTGPLPTLVSGGTILATVPLVVDAEKLPINRLAAGSKAPASAQSRGEKRTAHNAIEKRYRSSINDKIIELKDLVVGTEAKLNKSAVLRKAIDYIRFLQHSNQKLKQENLSLRTAVHKSKSLKDLVSACGSGGNTDVLMEGVKTEVEDTLTPPPSDAGSPFQSSPLSLGSRGSGSGGSGSDSEPDSPVFEDSKAKPEQRPSLHSRGMLDRSRLALCTLVFLCLSCNPLASLLGARGLPSPSDTTSVYHSPGRNVLGTESRDGPGWAQWLLPPVVWLLNGLLVLVSLVLLFVYGEPVTRPHSGPAVYFWRHRKQADLDLARGDFAQAAQQLWLALRALGRPLPTSHLDLACSLLWNLIRHLLQRLWVGRWLAGRAGGLQQDCALRVDASASARDAALVYHKLHQLHTMGKHTGGHLTATNLALSALNLAECAGDAVSVATLAEIYVAAALRVKTSLPRALHFLTRFFLSSARQACLAQSGSVPPAMQWLCHPVGHRFFVDGDWSVLSTPWESLYSLAGNPVDPLAQVTQLFREHLLERALNCVTQPNPSPGSADGDKEFSDALGYLQLLNSCSDAAGAPAYSFSISSSMATTTGVDPVAKWWASLTAVVIHWLRRDEEAAERLCPLVEHLPRVLQESERPLPRAALHSFKAARALLGCAKAESGPASLTICEKASGYLQDSLATTPASSSIDKAVQLFLCDLLLVVRTSLWRQQQPPAPAPAAQGTSSRPQASALELRGFQRDLSSLRRLAQSFRPAMRRVFLHEATARLMAGASPTRTHQLLDRSLRRRAGPGGKGGAVAELEPRPTRREHAEALLLASCYLPPGFLSAPGQRVGMLAEAARTLEKLGDRRLLHDCQQMLMRLGGGTTVTSS; translated from the exons GTGAAGTCGGCGCGGGGAGGGGTAGGGCCAACGGCCTGGACGCCCCAAGGGCGGGCGCAGATCGCGGAGCCATGGATTGCACTTTCGAAG ACATGCTTCAGCTTATCAACAACCAAGACAGTGACTTCCCTGGCCTATTTGACCCACCCTATGctgggagtggggcagggggCACAGACCCTGCCAGCCCCGATACCAGCTCCCCAGGCAGCTTGTCTCCACCTCCTGCCACATTGAGCTCCTCTCTTGAAGCCTTCCTGAGCGGGCCGCAGGCAGCGCCCTcacccctgtcccctccccagcctgcaCCCACTCCATTGAAGATGTACCCGTCCATGCCCGCTTTCTCCCCTGGGCCTGGTATCAAGGAAGAGTCAGTGCCACTGAGCATCCTGCagacccccaccccacagcccctGCCAGGGGCCCTCCTGCCACAGAgcttcccagccccagccccaccgcAGTTCAGCTCCACCCCTGTGTTAGGCTACCCCAGCCCTCCGGGAGGCTTCTCTACAG GAAGCCCTCCCGGGAACACCCAGCAGCCGCTGCCTGGCCTGCCACTGGCTTCCCCGCCAGGGGTCCCGCCCGTCTCCTTGCACACCCAGGTCCAGAGTGTGGTCCCCCAGCAGCTACTGACAGTCACAGCTGCCCCCACGGCAGCCCCTGTAACGACCACTGTGACCTCGCAGATCCAGCAGGTCCCG GTCCTGCTGCAGCCCCACTTCATCAAGGCAGACTCGCTGCTTCTGACAGCCATGAAGACAGACGGAGCCACTGTGAAGGCGGCAGGTCTCAGTCCCCTGGTCTCTGGCACCACTGTGCAGACAGGGCCTTTGCCG ACCCTGGTGAGTGGCGGAACCATCTTGGCAACAGTCCCACTGGTCGTAGATGCGGAGAAGCTGCCTATCAACCGGCTCGCAGCTGGCAGCAAGGCCCCGGCCTCTGCCCAGAGCCGTGGAGAGAAGCGCACAGCCCACAACGCCATTGAGAAGCGCTACCGCTCCTCCATCAATGACAAAATCATTGAGCTCAAGGATCTGGTGGTGGGCACTGAGGCAAAG CTGAATAAATCTGCTGTCTTGCGCAAGGCCATCGACTACATTCGCTTTCTGCAACACAGCAACCAGAAACTCAAGCAGGAGAACCTAAGTCTGCGCACTGCTGTCCACAAAAGCA AATCTCTGAAGGATCTGGTGTCGGCCTGTGGCAGTGGAGGGAACACAGACGTGCTCATGGAGGGCGTGAAGACTGAGGTGGAGGACACACTGACCCCACCCCCCTCGGATGCTGGCTCACCTTTCCAGAGCAGCCCCTTGTCCCTTGGCAGCAGGGGCAGTGGCAGCGGTGGCAGTGGCAGTGACTCGGAGCCTGACAGCCCAGTCTTTGAGGACAGCAAG GCAAAGCCAGAGCAGCGGCCGTCTCTGCACAGCCGGGGCATGCTGGACCGCTCCCGCCTGGCCCTGTGCACGCTCGTCTTCCTCTGCCTGTCCTGCAACCCCTTGGCCTCCTTGCTGGGGGCCCGGGGGCTTCCCAGCCCCTCAGATACCACCAGCGTCTACCATAGCCCTGGGCGCAACGTGCTGGGCACCGAGAGCAGAG ATGGccctggctgggcccagtggctgcTGCCCCCAGTGGTCTGGCTGCTCAATGGGCTGTTGGTGCTCGTCTCCTTGGTGCTTCTCTTTGTCTACGGTGAGCCAGTCACACGGCCCCACTCAGGCCCCGCCGTGTACTTCTGGAGGCATCGCAAGCAGGCTGACCTGGACCTGGCCCGG GGAGACTTTGCCCAGGCTGCCCAGCAGCTGTGGCTGGCCCTGCGGGCACTGGGCcggcccctgcccacctcccacctggACCTGGCTTGTAGCCTCCTCTGGAACCTCATCCGTCACCTGCTGCAGCGTCTCTGGGTGGGCCGCTGGCTGGCAGGCCGGGCAGGGGGCCTGCAGCAGGACTGTGCTCTGCGAGTGGATGCTAGCGCCAGCGCCCGAGACGCAGCCCTGGTCTACCATAAGCTGCACCAGCTGCACACCATGG GGAAGCACACAGGCGGGCACCTCACTGCCACCAACCTGGCGCTGAGTGCCCTGAACCTGGCAGAGTGTGCAGGGGATGCCGTGTCTGTGGCGACGCTGGCCGAGATCTATGTGGCGGCTGCATTGAGAGTGAAGACCAGTCTCCCACGGGCCTTGCATTTTCTGACA CGCTTCTTCCTGAGCAGTGCCCGCCAGgcctgcctggcacagagtggctCAGTGCCTCCTGCCATGCAGTGGCTCTGCCACCCCGTGGGCCACCGTTTCTTCGTGGATGGGGACTGGTCCGTGCTCAGTACCCCATGGGAGAGCCTGTACAGCTTGGCCGGGAACCCAG TGGACCCCCTGGCCCAGGTGACTCAGCTATTCCGGGAACATCTCTTAGAGCGAGCACTGAACTGTGTGACCCAGCCCAACCCCAGCCCTGGGTCAGCTGATGGGGACAA GGAATTCTCGGATGCCCTCGGGTACCTGCAGCTGCTGAACAGCTGTTCTGATGCTGCGGGGGCTCCTGCCTACAGCTTCTCCATCAGTTCCAGCATGGCCACCACCACCG GCGTAGACCCGGTGGCCAAGTGGTGGGCCTCTCTGACAGCTGTGGTGATCCACTGGCTGCGGCGGGATGAGGAGGCGGCTGAGCGGCTGTGCCCGCTGGTGGAGCACCTGCCCCGGGTGCTGCAGGAGTCTGA GAGACCCCTGCCCAGGGCAGCTCTGCACTCCTTCAAGGCTGCCCGGGCCCTGCTGGGCTGTGCCAAGGCAGAGTCTGGTCCAGCCAGCCTGACCATCTGTGAGAAGGCCAGTGGGTACCTGCAGGACAGCCTGGCTACCACACCAGCCAGCAGCTCCATTGACAAG GCCGTGCAGCTGTTCCTGTGTGACCTGCTTCTTGTGGTGCGCACCAGCCTGTGGCGGCAGCAGCagcccccggccccggccccagcAGCCCAGGGCACCAGCAGCAGGCCCCAGGCTTCCGCCCTTGAGCTGCGTGGCTTCCAACGGGACCTGAGCAGCCTGAGGCGGCTGGCACAGAGCTTCCGGCCCGCCATGCGGAGG GTGTTCCTACATGAGGCCACGGCCCGGCTGATGGCGGGGGCCAGCCCCACACGGACACACCAGCTCCTCGACCGCAGTCTGAGGCGGCGGGCAGGCCCCGGTGGCAAAGGAG GCGCGGTGGCGGAGCTGGAGCCGCGGCCCACGCGGCGGGAGCACGCGGAGGCCTTGCTGCTGGCCTCCTGCTACCTGCCCCCCGGCTTCCTGTCGGCGCCCGGGCAGCGCGTGGGCATGCTGGCTGAGGCGGCGCGCACACTCGAGAAGCTTGGCGATCGCCGGCTGCTGCACGACTGTCAGCAGATGCTCATGCGCCTGGGCGGTGGGACCACTGTCACTTCCAGCTAG